The following are encoded together in the Tribolium castaneum strain GA2 chromosome 3, icTriCast1.1, whole genome shotgun sequence genome:
- the LOC135265571 gene encoding uncharacterized protein K02A2.6-like: protein MDALQAQVAELEQKYADLMAQAQARVQASDTPSKQAPTSSIVFSNSIPIPEKFSFEKEDWQVWITHYERFRTATKLDKSTQAEQINSLLLHMGAKVTKFMEAKQKQETDFPSYKALKEFFDNEFKDTPNTIYARAKFNRRDQREGEDAQTYIADVISLAKTCNYRDLEEELIRDRLVVGIRDEKLSENLQMNDKLTLKTAIDKITQVERIRTENRELRVREETVNRVARDKAKKFNHKSVKYEGKQRRSKDGKQQSEHKFKGCIRCGNSNTHNRMECPANGQTCHKCNFKGHFASRCKTKNVNAVESETSISDDTDDSYDSSYDCREIININRVKLDKPWEAVAEIFNTNIVFKIDTGADETIISSKEFKDKLQGKVKLQRTKTTLLGPGKGNQRKLEIKGEIVVPLKWENKIENVRCFVVDTPDNLLGRPALQKLDMIKWTGKELVASDSVIRHVTSRKADEKFQHKMMVKYPEVFKGLGTLKNFEYTIEVKSDAQPWTLNTPRRIPLPMMDVVKKELDKMIREDVIEAINEPTEWCAPMVIAAKKNGKIRVCSDYTELNKCVNRELYQLPSVDETISKLKDAKWFTKLDFSSGFWQLKLSPQSRKYTCFLTPFGRYVYKRIPFGITSAPEVFQKTISGVIGKLKMEHVHVHADDILITGRNEADHDTNVNKVLTLLSDHGLTLNKSKCEFKTNKTLYLGYLISENGVQADPKSVEAINNYPAPSSVTEVRTFLGMVNYVSKFIVNTSKKTQSLRELLHKDKQFVWTDKHQADFEKLKSEIASSRVLAKFSTDKKSRVSADASSFGLGAVLEQLQSDGNWKPTYFCSRTLEPCEQAYAQIEKEALAITWACERLENFLLGAHFEIHTDHKPLTVILATKELNKLSNRLQRFRMRLLKFNYTIEYVPGKTFFVPDALSRAPIQGRIRHQDPLLEDIQNLYINFVMREVVTEICSTEEIKSYQNKDPTYSKLKEYVKNGWPQKHKSDPLVSKFFSHQQDLSIAHDIVCYKDRVVIPGPLQKKCLYVLHDGHFGINKCLDRAKATVWWPGITRELKEVVGKCEICIKLRRPTVDPMLPSEVPSRPWQTIGADLAEYHESTYLVVQDYYSKYPEIRKLRTTKAKVVIETFKEMFARHGIPEVVRSDNGKQFDCHEYRTFSRKYGFKLITSSPHYQQSNGQAESAVKLLKTILRKNEDPYLALLTYRNTPTKCGLSPAQLLFGRNLRDRLPRLPSGLKPATIDHDTVRQTLINNQAEQKSNYDKRHRVTKEEKNLKEGDRVWIINMQKEGEVQRRCEEPRSYLIETDGGCVRRNRRHLQPLPDRNNEPEHDPEQPDESEEPKKRPIRRPKRYQDYYCY from the coding sequence ATGGATGCACTTCAGGCACAAGTGGCCGAGTTGGAGCAAAAATATGCGGATCTCATGGCACAAGCACAGGCCCGGGTTCAGGCGAGTGACACACCGTCAAAGCAGGCTCCAACGAGTAGCATCGTCTTCAGCAACTCCATTCCGATTCCGGAGAAATTTTCATTCGAAAAAGAAGATTGGCAAGTGTGGATTACACATTATGAACGTTTTAGAACAGCAACAAAACTAGACAAAAGCACACAAGCAGAGCAAATTAATAGTTTATTGTTGCATATGGGGGCGAAAGTTACAAAGTTTATGGAGGCTAAGCAGAAACAGGAAACCGATTTTCCTAGTTACAAAGCGCTGAAAGAATTCTTTGATAACGAGTTCAAAGACACTCCTAATACAATCTACGCACGAGCTAAGTTTAACAGACGTGACCAAAGGGAAGGTGAGGACGCCCAAACGTACATCGCTGACGTCATAAGCTTGGCCAAAACATGCAATTACAGAGATTTGGAGGAGGAACTCATAAGAGATCGATTAGTTGTTGGAATTCGTGATGAAAAATTGTCGGAAAATCTACAAATGAATGACAAATTGACACTTAAAACAGCAATTGACAAAATAACTCAAGTGGAGAGGATTAGAACCGAAAACAGAGAACTAAGAGTGAGAGAGGAAACGGTAAACAGAGTAGCTAGAGACAAAGCCAAGAAATTTAACCATAAATCCGTGAAATATGAAGGAAAACAGCGCAGGAGCAAAGATGGAAAGCAACAAAGTGAACATAAATTTAAAGGTTGTATAAGGTGTGGAAATTCGAACACACACAACAGGATGGAATGCCCAGCCAATGGACAAACGTGCCATAAATGTAACTTTAAAGGCCATTTTGCATCCAGATGTAAAACAAAGAACGTAAACGCAGTGGAATCTGAAACCTCAATATCAGATGATACTGATGATAGCTATGATTCGAGCTATGATTGTAGGGAGATTATCAATATTAATCGAGTAAAGTTGGACAAACCTTGGGAAGCGGTAgcggaaatttttaatacaaacattGTATTCAAAATAGATACCGGAGCCGATGAAACCATAATATCTAGCAAAGAATTCAAAGATAAACTTCAGGGGAAAGTAAAGTTACAaagaacaaaaacaacacTGTTGGGACCCGGAAAAGGAAACCAgagaaaattggaaataaaggGAGAGATAGTAGTTCCTCTTAAATGGGAAAATAAGATAGAAAATGTTAGATGTTTCGTCGTTGATACACCAGATAACTTACTGGGAAGACCAGCCTTACAAAAACTAGACATGATCAAATGGACTGGCAAAGAACTCGTTGCGAGTGACAGTGTTATTAGACATGTAACTAGCAGAaaagctgatgaaaaattCCAACATAAGATGATGGTGAAATATCCAGAGGTGTTCAAAGGCTTGGGAACTCTTAAGAATTTTGAGTACACAATTGAAGTAAAATCAGACGCACAACCTTGGACCTTAAACACGCCTAGAAGAATTCCACTCCCCATGATGGATGTAGTAAAAAAGGAGCTGGACAAGATGATTCGCGAAGACGTTATAGAAGCCATTAATGAACCTACTGAGTGGTGTGCACCTATGGTTATTGCAGCGAAAAAGAACGGAAAAATTCGCGTGTGTTCAGACTACACCGAGCTAAACAAGTGCGTTAATCGCGAACTGTACCAATTACCGTCGGTCGATGAGACAATTTCGAAACTGAAAGACGCGAAGTGGTTTACCAAGTTAGACTTTTCCAGTGGCTTTTGGCAGCTTAAACTTTCACCGCAATCGCGCAAATATACCTGTTTTCTCACACCATTTGGCAGGTATGTCTACAAACGCATTCCATTTGGGATCACCTCAGCACCAgaagttttccaaaaaaccaTCAGCGGCGTAATcggcaaattaaaaatggaacaCGTCCATGTTCATGCTGATGACATCCTCATCACAGGCCGCAACGAAGCTGACCATGACACAAACGTGAACAAAGTGTTAACACTCTTATCGGATCACGGCTTGACTTTAAACAAATCCAAATGTGAATTTAAAACGAACAAGACCTTATATTTAGGATACTTAATATCCGAAAATGGTGTTCAAGCCGATCCCAAAAGCGTTGAAGCCATTAATAATTATCCCGCGCCATCGTCGGTAACCGAAGTTAGAACTTTCCTCGGCATGGTTAACTAtgtctcaaaatttatcgtTAATACTTCGAAAAAAACCCAATCATTACGTGAACTACTGCACAAGGATAAACAGTTTGTATGGACAGATAAACATCAAGcggattttgaaaaacttaaaagtgAAATCGCATCATCGCGCGTGTTAGCCAAGTTTAGCACGGACAAAAAATCGCGAGTGTCGGCAGACGCATCGTCTTTTGGTTTAGGTGCCGTTTTAGAACAGTTACAAAGTGACGGAAATTGGAAACCTACTTATTTTTGTTCGCGTACCCTCGAACCATGCGAGCAAGCCTATGCTCAAATTGAAAAGGAAGCTCTCGCCATTACATGGGCGTGTGAAAGActcgaaaatttcttactgGGCGCTCATTTTGAAATTCATACCGACCATAAACCGTTAACAGTAATTTTGGCCACCAAAGAGCTCAACAAACTATCCAACAGGCTACAAAGATTTCGCATGCGGTTATTGAAATTTAACTATACTATAGAATACGTTCCAGGTAAAACGTTTTTCGTTCCCGATGCATTATCCAGAGCACCAATCCAAGGCAGAATTCGACACCAAGACCCACTTCTAGAAGACATTCAAAATCTCTACATCAATTTCGTGATGCGTGAGGTCGTTACAGAAATTTGTTCAACGGAAGAAATCAAGTCTTACCAAAACAAGGACCCAACGTACAGCAAACTCAAAGAATACGTCAAAAATGGTTGGCCACAGAAACACAAAAGCGACCCGTTAGTCAGTAAATTCTTCTCTCATCAACAAGACTTAAGCATCGCTCATGACATTGTTTGCTACAAAGACCGAGTCGTCATTCCTGGTCCTCTTCAGAAGAAGTGCCTCTATGTGCTCCATGACGGACACTTCggtattaataaatgtttggacCGGGCCAAAGCTACTGTGTGGTGGCCAGGTATCACAAGAGAGCTTAAAGAAGTCGTCGGGAAATGTGAAATTTGCATCAAACTACGCAGACCAACGGTAGATCCCATGTTACCATCCGAAGTTCCATCTAGACCGTGGCAAACAATTGGTGCCGACCTCGCAGAATATCATGAGTCAACTTACTTAGTGGTACAGGACTATTATTCCAAGTATCCTGAAATCAGAAAACTTCGCACCACCAAAGCCAAAGTTGTTATCGAGACCTTCAAAGAAATGTTTGCTAGACATGGTATACCCGAAGTTGTCCGCTCCGACAATGGCAAACAATTTGATTGTCACGAATACAGAACTTTCAGCAGAAAATATGGATTTAAGTTAATTACCAGTAGTCCCCATTACCAACAGTCAAATGGACAAGCCGAAAGTGCTGTGAAGCTGCTCAAAACGATATTGAGGAAAAATGAAGATCCATATCTTGCACTTCTTACCTACCGCAATACACCTACTAAATGTGGATTGTCACCTGCCCAACTGCTCTTTGGCAGAAACCTTCGAGACAGACTGCCAAGGTTACCTTCAGGGTTAAAACCTGCAACTATCGACCATGACACTGTCAGACAAACGTTAATCAACAATCAAGCAGAACAGAAGTCCAACTACGACAAACGACACCGAGTAAcaaaagaagagaaaaatctaaaagaaGGTGATCGCGTATGGATCATAAATATGCAAAAGGAGGGAGAAGTACAACGCAGATGTGAAGAACCAAGGTCATATTTGATCGAGACTGACGGCGGTTGCGTCAGACGAAATCGAAGACATCTTCAGCCCTTACCAGACAGAAATAATGAACCCGAACATGACCCAGAACAACCAGACGAATCAGAGGAACCAAAGAAAAGACCAATCAGAAGACCCAAAAGATACCaagattattattgttattga